A single region of the Trueperaceae bacterium genome encodes:
- a CDS encoding ABC transporter ATP-binding protein has translation MTEARPSPRAAYEPGAPTEVVLEAAKLTKVYRSSAAGAAHVALDAFDLRVVAGEFVGVMGPSGSGKSTLLNLLATIDTPSSGAVRIGGVDPAGMNPTDLARFRRHRLGFVFQDYNLLESLSVRENILLPLVLDRVPLADMRARLADVAALLGIEDLLDRRTHEISGGQQQRTAIARALVSRPDVILADELTGNLDSRAAFAVMELLRRLNEERGVTILMVTHDPFAASFCRRVVFIKDGRPHSELRRAGQRQAFFQQVIDNLSVLGGDPRDVPAARL, from the coding sequence ATGACCGAAGCACGACCCTCCCCGCGCGCCGCTTACGAGCCCGGCGCCCCCACCGAAGTCGTCCTCGAGGCGGCCAAGCTGACCAAGGTCTACCGCTCGAGCGCCGCCGGCGCCGCGCACGTGGCACTGGATGCGTTCGACCTGAGGGTGGTCGCCGGCGAGTTCGTCGGCGTCATGGGCCCCTCCGGCAGCGGCAAGTCGACGCTCCTGAACCTCCTCGCCACCATCGACACGCCCAGCTCCGGCGCGGTGCGGATCGGCGGGGTTGACCCCGCCGGCATGAACCCGACGGACCTGGCCCGCTTCCGGCGCCACCGCCTCGGCTTCGTGTTCCAGGACTACAACCTGCTCGAGTCGTTGTCGGTGCGGGAGAACATCCTCCTGCCCCTGGTCCTCGACCGGGTGCCCCTCGCGGACATGCGCGCCCGCCTGGCGGACGTGGCGGCGCTCCTCGGCATCGAGGACCTGCTCGATAGGCGCACGCACGAGATCTCCGGCGGTCAACAACAGCGCACGGCCATCGCGCGCGCCCTCGTCTCGCGTCCGGACGTCATCCTCGCCGACGAGCTGACCGGCAACCTCGACTCGCGGGCCGCCTTCGCGGTGATGGAACTGCTGAGGCGACTGAACGAGGAGCGCGGGGTCACCATCTTGATGGTCACGCACGACCCGTTCGCCGCGAGCTTCTGCAGGCGCGTCGTCTTCATCAAGGACGGCAGGCCCCACAGCGAACTGCGCCGGGCGGGGCAGCGACAGGCGTTCTTCCAACAGGTGATCGACAACCTGAGCGTGCTGGGAGGTGACCCGCGTGACGTTCCGGCAGCTCGCCTTTAA
- a CDS encoding sensor histidine kinase, with translation MTLLDYLADRLVLILGFALGTLFLLLVVHLSVARLGPGTAGYIVLLAGVFAVALLTLDYALQAPFRREVRLRLLRGGRAAARGGRSAPLPPGRTREQRALVRLVEDVTREGAEETQALRSAAAEHRAFLDLWVHQLKTPVTVLGLTAREGRHDPGAWDSVEEEVAELAHGLDLMLTSARLERFDLDLRPAAVDLTEVARRAVNELKGSWLRSGVFPGLVAPEAPVTVETDPKWLGFVLRQLLGNAIKYSEAGSRVGVVVDASGGSARLSVEDEGLGIPPEDLPRVFERYFTGANGRVRSASTGMGLYLAARVCAELGHRLAVESERGAGTTFTVTFATAGLFGG, from the coding sequence GTGACGCTCCTCGACTACCTGGCCGACAGGCTGGTGCTGATCCTGGGCTTCGCGCTGGGGACGCTCTTCCTGCTCCTCGTCGTCCACCTGTCGGTGGCGCGGCTCGGTCCCGGCACCGCCGGCTACATCGTGCTCCTGGCGGGCGTCTTCGCGGTGGCGCTGCTGACGCTCGACTACGCTCTCCAGGCGCCCTTCAGGCGCGAGGTCCGCCTGCGGCTCCTCCGCGGCGGACGGGCGGCGGCGCGCGGCGGCCGGTCCGCGCCGCTCCCGCCCGGCCGGACGCGGGAGCAGCGGGCGCTCGTGCGGCTGGTCGAGGACGTGACCCGGGAGGGCGCGGAGGAGACGCAGGCCCTGCGCAGCGCCGCGGCCGAGCACCGCGCCTTCCTCGACCTGTGGGTTCATCAGTTGAAGACGCCCGTCACGGTGCTGGGGCTGACGGCGCGCGAGGGGCGCCACGACCCTGGCGCGTGGGACAGCGTGGAGGAGGAGGTGGCGGAGCTCGCGCACGGCCTCGACCTGATGCTGACGAGCGCGCGCCTGGAGCGCTTCGACCTCGACCTGAGGCCGGCCGCGGTGGACCTCACCGAGGTCGCGCGGCGGGCCGTGAACGAGTTGAAGGGTAGCTGGTTGCGGAGCGGCGTGTTCCCCGGCCTGGTCGCGCCCGAGGCGCCGGTGACGGTCGAGACCGATCCGAAGTGGCTCGGGTTCGTGCTGCGGCAGCTCCTGGGGAACGCCATCAAGTATAGCGAGGCCGGTTCGCGCGTCGGGGTGGTCGTCGACGCGTCCGGCGGCTCCGCGCGCCTGAGCGTGGAGGACGAGGGGCTCGGCATCCCGCCGGAGGACCTGCCGCGCGTGTTCGAGCGCTACTTCACGGGCGCCAACGGCCGCGTGCGCAGCGCCTCTACGGGCATGGGCCTCTACCTGGCGGCGCGCGTGTGCGCCGAGCTGGGTCACCGGCTGGCGGTCGAGTCGGAACGTGGCGCCGGCACGACCTTCACGGTGACGTTCGCCACCGCGGGGCTGTTCGGTGGGTGA
- a CDS encoding response regulator transcription factor produces the protein MAHRVFIVEDEPKVAAIVAAHLARYGLDARRAARFDDLKAELVEVDPHLVLLDVNLPYFDGFYWCRQFRSVTTAPIIFVSARSSGMDQVLAMENGADDFVVKPFDLDVVTAKVRAALRRSVGEYSAAPPPEAGLEAGGLAFDPERLVATFGGGRVELTRKEGLLLAALIRAGGAVVERRALLAALWDDAEFVDDNTLTVNVNRLRRRLAELGLGDAVRTVRGEGYRLEVAA, from the coding sequence GTGGCGCACCGCGTCTTCATCGTGGAGGACGAGCCCAAGGTCGCCGCCATCGTCGCGGCGCACCTGGCCCGTTACGGTCTCGACGCGCGCCGCGCCGCGCGCTTCGACGACCTCAAGGCGGAACTCGTCGAGGTCGACCCGCACCTGGTGCTGCTCGACGTGAACCTCCCGTACTTCGACGGCTTCTACTGGTGCCGGCAGTTCCGCAGCGTGACGACCGCGCCGATCATCTTCGTCTCGGCGCGCTCGAGCGGCATGGATCAGGTCCTCGCCATGGAGAACGGCGCCGACGACTTCGTGGTGAAGCCGTTCGACCTCGACGTCGTGACGGCCAAGGTAAGGGCGGCCCTGCGCCGGTCGGTCGGCGAGTACAGCGCCGCCCCGCCCCCCGAGGCCGGCCTGGAGGCGGGCGGGCTCGCCTTCGACCCGGAGCGGTTGGTGGCGACTTTCGGCGGGGGGCGCGTCGAGCTGACCCGCAAGGAGGGGCTCCTGCTGGCGGCGCTGATCCGCGCGGGCGGCGCGGTCGTGGAGCGCCGGGCGCTCCTCGCCGCCCTGTGGGACGACGCGGAGTTCGTGGACGACAACACGCTCACCGTGAACGTCAACCGCCTGCGGCGGCGCCTGGCCGAGCTGGGGTTGGGTGACGCCGTGCGCACCGTGCGCGGCGAGGGGTACCGCCTGGAGGTCGCAGCGTGA
- a CDS encoding YggS family pyridoxal phosphate-dependent enzyme: protein MAVTDKTAPHDPHDTPTADSVAAIERNLAGVRARIAAACARVGRRPDEVRLLPVSKTVPEERIRMAYAAGCRYLGENKVQEALRKHEALDDLPDLRWSIIGHLQTNKARYVARFASEFQALDGLRAAEALERRLEVEDRTLDVFVQVNSSGEESKFGLRPDEVGAFVRELPNFPRLRVKGLMTLALFSADEARVRRCFVLMRELRDALRQDAPDGVRLDELSMGMSGDFETAVEEGATVVRVGQSIFGARALPDSYYWPGQGA, encoded by the coding sequence GTGGCGGTGACCGACAAGACCGCACCCCACGACCCGCACGACACCCCCACGGCAGACAGCGTCGCCGCGATCGAGCGCAACCTGGCCGGCGTAAGGGCGCGCATCGCGGCGGCCTGCGCGCGAGTCGGGCGCAGGCCCGACGAGGTGCGGCTCCTCCCCGTCAGCAAGACGGTGCCCGAGGAACGGATCCGCATGGCGTACGCGGCGGGCTGCCGCTACCTCGGCGAGAACAAGGTGCAGGAGGCCCTGCGCAAGCACGAGGCTCTGGACGACCTGCCCGACCTGCGCTGGTCCATAATCGGCCACCTGCAGACGAACAAGGCGCGCTACGTCGCGCGCTTCGCGAGCGAGTTCCAGGCGCTGGACGGGTTGCGCGCCGCGGAGGCGCTGGAGCGCCGCCTCGAGGTCGAGGACCGCACGCTCGACGTGTTCGTGCAGGTCAACAGCTCGGGCGAGGAGAGCAAGTTCGGACTCCGGCCCGACGAGGTGGGGGCCTTCGTGCGCGAGCTGCCCAACTTCCCGCGCCTGCGCGTGAAGGGCCTCATGACGTTGGCGCTCTTCTCGGCCGACGAGGCGCGCGTCAGGCGCTGCTTCGTGCTCATGCGCGAGCTGCGGGACGCACTCAGGCAGGACGCGCCGGACGGCGTGCGGCTCGACGAGCTCTCGATGGGCATGTCGGGCGACTTCGAGACGGCCGTCGAGGAGGGCGCCACGGTCGTGAGGGTCGGTCAATCCATCTTCGGCGCCCGAGCCTTGCCCGACTCCTACTACTGGCCCGGCCAGGGCGCCTAG
- the pdxK gene encoding pyridoxine/pyridoxal/pyridoxamine kinase yields the protein MRPADLAPLPVDVVSVQSHVCYGCVGNSVAVPTLQALGLNVVPVPTVYLSNVPQYDTLSGGAIPQEWFEGFLADVERRGALRHARAVLTGYLGTPRQATALTAWLERMVAARPELLVVVDPVMGDRDSGLYVHAGLPQAMPALARLATGLTPNAFELERLVGRPVTTVSETVAAAGELLGGRTRWVVVTSAAPAAAPPGETMVVMVTADSHQVVTHEVVASAAKGTGDLFSAVLLHGLLAGTDLAAAVGAAHERVAAVLERTSRLGCAELVLS from the coding sequence ATGAGACCGGCCGATCTCGCGCCGCTCCCGGTGGACGTCGTGTCGGTGCAGTCGCACGTCTGCTACGGCTGCGTCGGCAACAGCGTGGCGGTGCCCACGCTCCAGGCCCTGGGGTTGAACGTCGTGCCCGTCCCGACCGTGTACCTGAGCAACGTGCCGCAGTACGACACGCTGAGCGGCGGGGCGATACCGCAGGAGTGGTTCGAGGGGTTCCTGGCGGACGTCGAGCGTCGGGGGGCCCTCAGGCACGCCCGCGCCGTCCTCACCGGCTACCTGGGAACGCCACGGCAGGCGACCGCGTTGACCGCCTGGCTCGAGCGCATGGTAGCGGCGCGACCCGAACTCCTCGTGGTGGTCGACCCGGTCATGGGCGACCGCGACAGCGGCCTGTACGTGCACGCCGGCTTGCCCCAGGCCATGCCGGCCCTGGCCCGGCTCGCCACCGGCCTCACCCCGAACGCCTTCGAGCTGGAACGCCTCGTCGGTCGTCCCGTCACCACGGTGAGCGAGACCGTGGCGGCGGCGGGCGAGCTGCTAGGCGGGCGCACGCGTTGGGTGGTCGTCACGAGCGCCGCGCCGGCGGCCGCGCCCCCGGGCGAGACGATGGTGGTGATGGTCACGGCCGATTCGCACCAGGTCGTGACGCATGAGGTGGTTGCCTCGGCCGCCAAGGGCACGGGCGACCTGTTCTCCGCCGTCCTACTCCACGGGCTCCTGGCGGGCACGGACCTGGCGGCAGCGGTGGGGGCGGCGCACGAGCGCGTGGCCGCCGTGCTGGAGCGGACCAGTCGACTGGGGTGCGCGGAGCTCGTGCTGAGCTGA